A genomic window from Silene latifolia isolate original U9 population chromosome Y, ASM4854445v1, whole genome shotgun sequence includes:
- the LOC141629935 gene encoding putative F-box/FBD/LRR-repeat protein At1g78760 yields the protein MGHRRALYWWDMLVVPIVIFQTQSLVSIELSSSSGNSLELPDDCEIINLPNLKRLSLQFVSFRLQWIEKLIKACPSLEVLYLTRLIKNPGSLHQLQSLKCCNQSLRWLLIRTNFAESNSIVIKAPKLEYLDILAPKPGIFSFEEEPIARFVRQKSNLLKMLVLFLIKKTGLCQNSMGAVSNVRFLTLNISKVGKLSLVFRYATRLTFDMNVSQILKTMSSLLEMCPVLDVWTVDVLDTGKDNELSSLRALKRIHIDIRRWDYSYDKPTESFLDLIAYLLRNAPNLEKLNLSVNSRVYSLVGNDENNKARELMLSNLLFQCPMASTSCNVEFKGRYVKMSRKDCPS from the coding sequence ATGGGCCATAGGCGGGCGTTATATTGGTGGGATATGTTAGTCGTACCAATTGTAATTTTCCAAACGCAGTCGTTAGTGTCAATCGAATTAAGCTCGTCTTCTGGTAATAGCTTGGAGTTGCCTGATGATTGTGAAATCATCAATCTTCCAAATTTGAAGAGGTTAAGCCTTCAATTTGTTTCTTTCCGGTTACAATGGATTGAAAAACTAATTAAGGCTTGTCCATCACTCGAAGTATTGTATTTAACTCGCTTGATAAAGAACCCGGGGTCTTTGCATCAATTGCAAAGCTTGAAATGTTGTAATCAAAGTTTACGATGGTTGCTTATAAGGACTAATTTCGCGGAAAGCAATTCAATTGTGATTAAAGCTCCGAAATTGGAATACTTGGATATTTTAGCTCCAAAACCCGGGATATTTTCTTTTGAGGAGGAACCAATTGCGCGCTTCGTGAGGCAAAAATCAAATTTACTAAAGATGTTGGTGCTCTTTCTGATAAAGAAAACGGGTTTATGTCAGAATTCTATGGGGGCGGTTTCTAATGTTCGGTTCCTTACTCTTAATATTTCCAAAGTAGGTAAATTGTCTCTGGTATTTCGCTATGCAACTCGACTCACATTTGATATGAATGTATCCCAAATTTTAAAAACTATGTCATCATTATTAGAGATGTGTCCTGTACTAGACGTTTGGACCGTGGATGTTTTGGATACAGGTAAAGATAACGAGCTGTCGTCACTTCGAGCACTCAAAAGGATTCACATAGATATCAGGAGATGGGATTACAGTTATGACAAACCTACAGAATCTTTCTTAGACTTAATCGCGTACTTGTTAAGAAACGCCCCTAATTTGGAGAAATTGAATCTTAGTGTAAATTCTCGTGTATATTCGCTGGTAGGCAATGACGAGAATAATAAAGCACGCGAGTTGATGTTAAGCAATCTACTATTCCAGTGTCCAATGGCGTCCACAAGTTGCAATGTCGAGTTTAAAGGGAGATATGTCAAGATGTCTCGAAAAGATTGTCCATCCTAA